One genomic window of Fusarium verticillioides 7600 chromosome 2, whole genome shotgun sequence includes the following:
- a CDS encoding glycerate kinase, whose protein sequence is MGSAVATPSMRVLVCPSGFKGSLQPNEAADCIEAGILAVEPNASVRKVPLVDGGEGFTHAIVTATGGSMHPIHVVGPVGEEVTSFFGLLGRKDDEPTTAVLEMAAAAGLSLVPPNRRNPGKTTTFGVGQLILAALDAGATRILVGCGDSGTCDGGAGMLQALGARLVDTRGRVLPLAGGGESLLKLGSIDLTGVDKRVLKAKIDVAVNWHNVLCGPGGVANVFGPQKGSTPEQAARLSLAMENLADITTGILCDKNVRLAPGGGASGGLGTGLRLVGAALRPRYEVIMQYINLHSIFDDCDLVLTAEGGIDDQTPRGKIPAEVARLAKKHGLPVIAIAGTIGQGASVNYDIGIDAFTCIIQRPMSLDDAVLEAEKLTRESAETVMRIVMVGRMLGKCP, encoded by the coding sequence ATGGGTTCCGCTGTCGCTACGCCAAGTATGAGAGTTCTTGTCTGTCCATCTGGCTTCAAGGGCAGCCTTCAGCCCAATGAGGCTGCAGACTGTATCGAAGCCGGGATTCTTGCCGTAGAGCCTAATGCCTCAGTTCGCAAAGTTCCGTTGGTTGATGGAGGTGAAGGTTTCACCCATGCCATTGTCACAGCCACAGGGGGGTCAATGCACCCCATACACGTGGTTGGTCCCGTAGGGGAAGAAGTCACGTCATTCtttggcctccttggccGCAAAGACGATGAACCAACCACGGCGGTccttgagatggctgctgctgctggcctGAGCTTAGTCCCACCTAATCGTCGCAATCCAGGCAAGACAACAACTTTCGGTGTTGGCCAACTCATTCTTGCTGCGCTTGATGCTGGAGCCACTCGCATTCTGGTTGGATGCGGCGACTCTGGGACTTGTGATGGTGGCGCGGGGatgcttcaagctctcggGGCAAGGCTGGTCGATACCCGAGGACGTGTCCTCCCCTTGGCCGGTGGTGGCGAGTCgctcctgaagcttggttCCATTGACCTTACTGGAGTAGACAAGCGTGTCTTGAAAGCCAAAATTGACGTCGCTGTGAATTGGCACAACGTGCTTTGTGGACCAGGCGGAGTGGCAAATGTCTTCGGTCCCCAGAAAGGATCAACCCCAGAGCAAGCCGCCCGCCTTAGTCTAGCCATGGAGAATTTGGCAGACATTACTACAGGTATCCTTTGCGACAAAAACGTCCGACTTGCTCCTGGAGGTGGTGCCTCGGGGGGTCTGGGAACAGGCTTGCGCTTGGTAGGAGCTGCACTCAGACCCAGATATGAGGTTATTATGCAGTACATCAACTTGCACAGTATCTTCGATGACTGCGATCTTGTACTTACTGCAGAGGGGGGCATTGACGATCAAACGCCAAGGGGAAAGATCCCCGCAGAAGTGGCCAGACTGGCCAAGAAACATGGACTTCCGGTGATTGCCATCGCTGGTACGATTGGACAGGGAGCCAGTGTGAACTATGATATCGGAATCGATGCTTTTACGTGCATAATACAGCGACCAATGAGCTTGGATGATGCGGTTTTGGAAGCGGAAAAATTGACCCGTGAGAGTGCTGAGACTGTTATGAGAATTGTTATGGTTGGGCGGATGTTAGGCAAATGCCCTTGA